The Amblyomma americanum isolate KBUSLIRL-KWMA chromosome 6, ASM5285725v1, whole genome shotgun sequence genome has a window encoding:
- the LOC144094219 gene encoding uncharacterized protein LOC144094219, with the protein MMYPLCNLPLIFFFIFSATARSLSLQHVRQYFGDIKCPINELLQAEEDESCGEAPVRTETPAGNVKLFDWDCSEKEYPSYFMQGSCGKLVLKKRNFTASLSDVEAKIYEEHVAVAPENVPSLSKKTLDDKAQWKRARIPRITGTKAYRVLCCRPENIDRRARSLIFEQDFGGPTVRYGIAMEPKARRAFENEHGVEVSLFGLVVSRKESWLACSPDGIFLTHENEAVLLEIKCPFSRRGQTLTTDQLLPYLQKNDALELRKKHTYYAQIQISLYALELQQCWFYVYTEADSLTIKISRDEEYLAEAIPVLRKVPDMLERILQHVMVQ; encoded by the exons ATGATGTACCCGCTGTGTAATCTGccgctcatatttttttttattttttcagcaacTGCTAGGTCGTTATCGCTGCAACACGTGCGTCAATATTTTGGGGATATCAAATGTCCAATAAACGAGCTTTTACAAGCAGAAGAGGATGAAAGCTGTGGTGAAGCGCCTGTGCGCACTGAAACTCCTGCCGGCAACGTAAAACTTTTTGACTGGGATTGTTCAGAAAAGGAGTACCCCAGCTACTTCATGCAGGGTTCTTGCGGAAAGCTTGTGCTAAAAAAGCGGAATTTCACTGCAAG TCTTTCAGATGTGGAGGCAAAGATTTATGAGGAACATGTTGCTGTTGCCCCTGAAAACGTGCCTTCACTGTCCAAAAAGACGCTGGACGACAAGGCGCAGTGGAAGCGAGCTAGGATTCCGCGCATAACTGGAACAAAG gcCTACAGAGTACTTTGCTGTCGGCCAGAAAATATTGACAGAAGAGCGAGGTCCCTCATTTTCGAGCAAGACTTCGGAGGGCCAACCGTACGATACGGCATCGCGATGGAGCCCAAAGCCCGCCGAGCATTTGAGAATGAACACGGCGTTGAAGTTTCATTGTTCGGCCTGGTTGTTTCACGCAAGGAGTCGTGGTTAGCGTGCTCTCCGGACGGAATCTTTCT GACGCACGAGAACGAGGCTGTGCTTTTGGAGATAAAGTGCCCCTTCAGTCGCAGAGGTCAGACGCTGACAACAGATCAACTTTTGCCATATTTGCAAAAGAACGATGCTCTGGAGCTGCGAAAAAAGCACACTTACTACGCTCAAATACAGATCTCCCTGTACGCCCTGGAGCTTCAACAGTGCTGGTTTTACGTCTACACGGAAGCTGATTCCCTGACGATTAAAATTTCCCGGGATGAAGAATACCTCGCCGAAGCGATTCCGGTGCTCCGCAAAGTACCTGACATGCTTGAAAGAATACTACAACACGTAATGGTGCAGTAA
- the LOC144094218 gene encoding uncharacterized protein LOC144094218, which translates to MTDMEPECLSGEFTFISTTSNCNASCYVHHRTSTTAERGTSCDSAQLCDKNVGPVRKQPYFGGFRALHGNEAALQSFTAVSFQLFSLLLSVLPPGTQRLRELSVEDKLLLFLMKLKHGLPFSFLASLFCVHSTTASRVFKSVLVNIKVATKDWIYWPSRLAVQRTMPPSLKRHYDTCRAIIDCTEIETEMPPDVETRNLWFSHYKGRYTLKYLICIAPNGAITFVSEVYGGRTSDATITVDGTLLSLLEPGDVILADKGFPGIRTDVGVQQAILVMPPFATSPQFTESEVDATYETASVRIHVERVIQRLKTFNILSQRIPHELTGYVDDIVHVVAVITNLKPGIFARNECNVS; encoded by the coding sequence ATGACCGACATGGAGCCCGAATGCCTTTCCGGGGAATTTACGTTCATTTCGACAACATCAAATTGCAACGCAAGTTGCTATGTGCACCACAGGACTTCCACCACCGCTGAACGCGGAACCTCATGTGATTCAGCTCAATTGTGCGACAAAAACGTGGGCCCTGTGCGGAAACAGCCGTACTTTGGAGGTTTTAGGGCACTCCATGGTAATGAGGCTGCGCTGCaatccttcactgcggtgtcattTCAGCTTTTTTCGTTGCTCCTAAGTGTTCTTCCGCCAGGAACGCAAAGGTTAAGGGAGCTTTCCGTTGAGGACaagcttcttttgtttttgatgaagctGAAACATGGCTTGCCGTTTTCGTTTCTCGCTTCACTGTTTTGCGTGCACAGCACAACGGCGTCCAGGGTATTCAAGTCTGTTCTTGTGAACATAAAAGTAGCAACGAAAGACTGGATCTATTGGCCGTCACGACTAGCAGTGCAGCGCACAATGCCGCCGAGCCTCAAAAGGCACTACGATACGTGCAGGGCTATTATAGATTGCACTGAAATAGAAACCGAAATGCCGCCAGATGTGGAGACACGCAACCTGTGGTTTTCCCACTACAAGGGCAGGTACACCCTGAAGTATTTAATCTGCATCGCACCGAATGGTGCAATAACTTTCGTATCAGAAGTGTACGGCGGAAGGACTTCGGACGCGACCATCACAGTGGACGGCACGCTTTTATCCCTTCTAGAGCCTGGCGATGTCATTCTAGCGGACAAAGGCTTTCCGGGAATTCGCACTGACGTTGGGGTGCAACAGGCGATACTTGTGATGCCACCATTTGCGACGAGTCCCCAGTTTACGGAGTCAGAAGTCGATGCGACGTATGAGACAGCGTCTGTCCGCATTCATGTGGAAAGAGTTATCCAAAGGCTGAAAACGTTCAATATACTTTCCCAAAGAATTCCTCATGAACTGACTGGGTATGTCGATGATATTGTTCATGTGGTCGCTGTGATAACAAACCTAAAGCCAGGAATTTTTGCAAGGAATGAATGCAATGTCTCATAA